Proteins co-encoded in one Dehalogenimonas sp. WBC-2 genomic window:
- a CDS encoding serine acetyltransferase — MFKTIREDIRNVFAKDPAARGTLEAVFCYPGLHALWSYRIFHWLWKIKWHFPARLLSHITRFLTGIEIHPGAAIGKRFFIDHGMGVVIGETAVIGDDVLLYKGVVLGGTSLSKGKRHPTIANNVVIGTNATVLGNITLGEGAKVGAGSVVVKNVPPGATIVGIPGRIVEEHKPQTVTDLEHGKLPDPVAEAVRYILAEQAKIEKRCEALEKLGGVMVPKADYKDKLQELTREFDEGEI; from the coding sequence ATGTTTAAGACGATACGGGAAGATATCCGCAATGTTTTCGCCAAGGACCCTGCGGCACGGGGCACTTTGGAGGCCGTTTTCTGCTATCCCGGTCTGCACGCGCTGTGGAGTTACCGCATCTTTCACTGGTTATGGAAGATCAAATGGCATTTCCCGGCGCGTTTGCTGTCTCATATCACCCGCTTTTTGACCGGTATCGAGATTCATCCCGGCGCTGCTATCGGCAAGCGATTCTTTATCGATCATGGTATGGGGGTGGTCATCGGTGAAACTGCGGTCATCGGCGACGATGTACTTCTTTATAAGGGTGTGGTACTTGGAGGTACCAGCCTGTCGAAAGGCAAACGCCACCCTACCATCGCCAATAATGTTGTCATCGGAACGAATGCCACGGTCCTGGGTAACATCACCCTGGGCGAAGGGGCGAAGGTAGGCGCGGGTTCTGTTGTGGTTAAGAACGTGCCGCCAGGGGCAACGATTGTTGGCATTCCAGGAAGAATTGTGGAGGAACACAAACCTCAAACCGTAACCGACCTGGAACATGGCAAACTGCCAGACCCGGTGGCCGAGGCGGTACGGTATATCCTGGCCGAACAGGCCAAGATCGAAAAACGGTGCGAGGCTCTGGAAAAGCTAGGCGGGGTCATGGTGCCGAAAGCCGATTACAAAGACAAACTACAAGAATTGACCCGGGAATTCGATGAGGGCGAAATTTAG
- a CDS encoding iron-dependent repressor-like protein, with the protein MNIDEPGEEILETLWIQTQERKVDTKADEFQAKKALAQLISDGLIISGGDGNLSLTDKGLPEARSVVRRHRLAERLLYDVLGTRDKLMHDKACKFEHLLDKGLDENICILLGHPKVCPHNKPIPPGKCCQAAAQQPQKLVSPLSQLRPGQKGQVAYIYAQESDKLQKLMAMGILPGAPVKLVQTFPSYVFQAGNSQFAIDREIADSIYVRLTEE; encoded by the coding sequence ATGAATATTGACGAACCCGGCGAAGAGATCCTGGAAACGCTATGGATACAAACACAGGAAAGGAAAGTCGATACCAAGGCTGATGAATTCCAGGCTAAAAAGGCGCTGGCACAGCTAATAAGCGATGGCTTAATCATCAGCGGTGGCGACGGCAATCTATCACTGACCGATAAAGGCTTACCCGAAGCCCGCAGTGTGGTACGGCGTCATCGCCTGGCTGAACGTCTGCTGTATGATGTGCTGGGAACCCGCGACAAATTAATGCACGACAAAGCCTGCAAATTTGAACATTTGCTGGACAAGGGGCTTGATGAAAACATTTGCATCCTCTTAGGACACCCCAAGGTCTGCCCGCACAATAAACCTATCCCGCCGGGTAAATGCTGTCAGGCAGCGGCGCAACAGCCTCAGAAACTGGTATCACCCCTTTCTCAATTGAGACCGGGGCAAAAGGGACAGGTAGCCTACATCTATGCCCAAGAATCAGATAAACTCCAGAAATTGATGGCTATGGGCATCTTGCCGGGGGCGCCGGTGAAGCTGGTGCAGACCTTTCCGTCATACGTCTTTCAGGCAGGCAACAGCCAGTTTGCCATTGACCGGGAGATTGCCGATAGCATCTACGTGCGGCTAACCGAAGAATAG
- a CDS encoding 2-heptaprenyl-1,4-naphthoquinone methyltransferase, producing the protein MAETSPSINTPAYYSVAFWRRWARLYDRTVTLSFLPFGGEKKFRRNFVALAKLKTTDRVLDICCGTGSTTAIIAPETDQGHVTGVDLSPDMLAVARKKVTATWVSFQNASVDALPFSDKSFDHVICSYGLHEIPEKIRMTAIKEAFRVLKSGGKFLVLDYHLPRRFPARQAIGTFVRVFEHDIAYRMMRGNLAEEMTAAGFDVQSKREALGGMFQIIVSAKGQS; encoded by the coding sequence ATGGCTGAAACATCCCCTTCCATTAATACTCCGGCATACTACAGTGTAGCCTTCTGGCGGCGGTGGGCCCGGCTTTATGACCGTACGGTCACCCTGTCATTCCTACCCTTTGGCGGTGAGAAGAAATTCAGGCGCAATTTCGTCGCCCTGGCAAAGCTTAAAACGACAGACCGAGTACTGGATATCTGCTGCGGCACAGGTTCTACAACAGCTATCATCGCCCCGGAAACAGATCAGGGGCATGTCACCGGTGTGGATCTATCACCGGATATGTTAGCCGTAGCCCGGAAAAAGGTAACAGCGACCTGGGTCAGTTTTCAAAACGCCAGCGTTGACGCTTTGCCTTTCAGCGATAAATCATTTGACCATGTCATCTGCTCCTACGGCCTGCACGAGATTCCCGAAAAAATCCGGATGACGGCAATAAAGGAAGCCTTCAGGGTGTTGAAATCCGGCGGTAAGTTCCTGGTTTTAGATTATCATCTGCCACGGCGCTTTCCGGCGCGTCAGGCCATCGGCACATTCGTCCGAGTCTTTGAGCACGACATAGCCTACCGCATGATGAGGGGCAACCTGGCTGAAGAGATGACAGCGGCGGGTTTTGATGTCCAATCAAAAAGGGAAGCGCTGGGTGGTATGTTTCAAATAATCGTAAGTGCTAAAGGCCAATCATAG
- a CDS encoding ferrous iron transport protein B encodes MGKSSVFHSLTGHRVIISNYPGTTVDIFRGRTILGGRTMEVIDTPGMYSLHSITEEERVARAILLKERPDVVLHVIDAKNLDRMLPITFQLIEAGLPIIVVLNMTDEAEAHGITIDTVKLSADLGVPVIATAANLGRGIVALKKAILEYQPVCLALPIFYDDTIEQAVTGLLPLLKVGTSVQGLLPRATALLLLRQDEQIRQSIQKDGGDIKAIDRIVADAHLKLSQPPAYVLAVAQQYAAKKLTAKTMSQSSEDKPKFSERLSRAMMHPLSGGVILAAVLGVMYYFVGVFGAGTLVGWLEEVIFGEYINPWVTGTLQNIIPVKVISDLFVGDYGIITLGITYAIGIILPIVTTFFIIFSIIEDSGYLPRLAMLIDRMFKFIGLNGRAVIPIVLGLGCDTMATIVTRTQETKRERVITTLLLALAIPCSAQLGVIFGILSVSTGMLLTWVGVIALVFVLVGWLASKIITGERACFYMEIPPLRLPRLSNVLQKTYARLEWYLKEVIPFFVVASVVLWAGDIIGLLDAMISGLRPIVEFVGIPGDASVAFVIGFFRRDFGAAGLYDLTTQGLLFGNGLLVSAVVMTLFVPCIAQFMVMIKERGWKTAVAIAGFIFPFAFLVGLALDRMLKLLGVQL; translated from the coding sequence GTGGGCAAGAGTTCTGTCTTTCACAGCCTGACCGGACATCGCGTTATCATTTCCAATTACCCCGGCACCACAGTGGATATCTTCCGCGGCCGAACTATTCTGGGCGGGCGGACGATGGAGGTTATCGACACTCCCGGGATGTACTCCCTGCACTCCATCACCGAAGAGGAACGAGTAGCCCGAGCTATCCTACTCAAGGAAAGGCCGGATGTAGTATTGCACGTCATTGACGCCAAGAACCTCGACCGCATGCTGCCCATCACCTTCCAGCTCATTGAGGCGGGACTGCCGATTATCGTGGTGCTCAATATGACCGATGAAGCCGAAGCCCATGGCATCACCATTGATACTGTAAAACTGTCGGCGGATCTGGGCGTGCCGGTGATAGCTACTGCGGCCAACCTGGGCCGGGGTATCGTTGCGTTGAAAAAAGCTATCCTTGAATACCAGCCTGTATGCCTGGCCCTACCGATCTTTTACGATGATACTATTGAACAGGCAGTGACAGGATTATTACCCCTCTTAAAGGTCGGCACATCGGTCCAAGGACTTTTGCCGCGGGCAACAGCACTCCTGCTCCTGCGTCAAGATGAGCAGATCAGACAATCAATCCAAAAAGACGGGGGTGATATCAAGGCTATCGACCGTATCGTCGCCGATGCGCATTTGAAACTGTCCCAACCGCCGGCTTACGTACTGGCGGTGGCTCAACAATATGCTGCTAAAAAACTAACGGCGAAGACAATGTCCCAGAGCTCTGAGGATAAGCCAAAATTTAGCGAACGGCTGTCCCGCGCCATGATGCACCCTCTGAGCGGCGGAGTCATCCTGGCGGCGGTGCTGGGGGTGATGTACTACTTTGTCGGAGTCTTCGGCGCCGGAACGCTGGTCGGCTGGCTGGAAGAGGTCATCTTTGGTGAATACATCAACCCATGGGTGACCGGCACACTGCAAAATATCATCCCGGTAAAGGTCATATCTGACCTATTCGTCGGCGACTACGGTATCATCACCCTGGGTATTACCTATGCCATCGGCATCATCCTGCCTATCGTCACTACCTTCTTTATCATTTTCTCCATCATCGAGGACTCCGGCTACCTGCCGCGGCTGGCCATGCTCATCGACCGGATGTTCAAATTCATCGGCCTGAACGGCCGGGCTGTTATCCCCATTGTCCTCGGTCTGGGTTGCGATACCATGGCCACCATTGTCACCCGCACCCAGGAAACCAAGCGTGAGCGCGTTATCACCACCCTCCTGCTGGCGCTAGCTATCCCCTGCTCCGCCCAACTGGGTGTTATTTTCGGCATCCTGTCTGTTTCAACAGGCATGTTACTGACATGGGTGGGAGTCATCGCCTTGGTGTTCGTACTGGTCGGCTGGCTGGCTTCCAAGATCATCACCGGTGAACGCGCCTGCTTCTATATGGAGATACCGCCGCTGAGACTGCCGCGGCTGTCCAACGTATTACAGAAGACCTATGCCCGCCTTGAATGGTACCTAAAGGAAGTTATCCCGTTCTTCGTGGTTGCCAGCGTGGTACTTTGGGCCGGCGACATCATCGGTCTGCTGGATGCTATGATAAGCGGGCTGAGGCCTATCGTGGAATTCGTAGGCATTCCAGGCGACGCGTCGGTGGCTTTTGTCATTGGCTTCTTCCGGCGAGATTTCGGCGCGGCAGGGTTGTACGACCTGACAACTCAGGGACTGCTCTTCGGTAACGGGCTTCTGGTGTCGGCGGTGGTCATGACCCTGTTCGTGCCCTGCATCGCCCAATTCATGGTCATGATCAAAGAACGAGGCTGGAAGACCGCCGTAGCCATTGCCGGTTTTATCTTTCCTTTTGCTTTCCTGGTGGGTCTGGCACTTGACCGGATGTTAAAACTACTGGGAGTTCAACTATGA
- a CDS encoding quinolinate synthetase, with protein sequence MNNDDITIKIQSLKKEKNAVILAHNYQLGEIQDIADFVGDSLELSQKAAATGAKLIIFCGVHFMAETAAIIAPGSKVVLPDAHAGCPMADMITAARLRRMKNELPGRPVVCYVNSTAEVKAESDICCTSANAVKVVESLPDDEIIFVPDQYLGFYVQQQTGKHIHFWPGYCPTHARILPEHILELKAAHPNAMAMVHPECRPEVAAVADTVLSTGGMIRYAKNPEYNEFIVGTEMGIIHRLRKENPGKKFYPVSEQAVCPNMKLITIDKVLYSLETESHEVTVPEDVAHRAKRAIERMLEIKA encoded by the coding sequence ATGAACAACGATGATATCACGATCAAAATTCAAAGTCTTAAAAAAGAAAAAAATGCCGTTATCCTGGCACACAATTATCAGTTGGGAGAAATTCAGGATATCGCCGATTTTGTGGGCGATTCACTTGAACTATCACAGAAAGCAGCGGCGACAGGGGCAAAACTGATCATCTTCTGCGGCGTACATTTCATGGCCGAAACGGCGGCCATCATTGCTCCAGGCAGTAAAGTGGTACTGCCGGACGCCCATGCCGGTTGTCCCATGGCCGATATGATAACCGCCGCCAGGCTAAGAAGAATGAAAAATGAGTTGCCGGGACGCCCGGTAGTTTGTTATGTCAACTCTACCGCGGAGGTCAAGGCTGAGAGCGATATCTGCTGCACCTCAGCTAACGCGGTCAAAGTGGTAGAGAGTCTGCCGGACGATGAGATCATCTTTGTTCCGGATCAGTATCTTGGTTTTTACGTCCAGCAGCAAACAGGTAAACACATTCATTTTTGGCCAGGCTATTGCCCCACCCATGCCCGTATCCTGCCAGAACATATCCTTGAACTAAAAGCCGCGCACCCAAACGCCATGGCGATGGTTCATCCGGAATGCAGACCTGAGGTAGCAGCGGTGGCCGACACAGTGCTGTCCACCGGCGGCATGATCCGATACGCAAAGAACCCCGAATATAACGAATTTATTGTCGGCACAGAGATGGGAATCATCCATCGCCTGCGAAAAGAGAATCCGGGCAAAAAATTCTACCCCGTTTCGGAGCAGGCCGTTTGCCCCAATATGAAGCTCATCACCATTGATAAAGTACTCTATTCACTTGAAACAGAGTCACATGAAGTAACGGTGCCGGAAGATGTGGCTCATAGAGCAAAGAGGGCAATTGAGAGGATGCTGGAGATTAAAGCCTGA
- the cutA gene encoding periplasmic divalent cation tolerance protein CutA, which translates to MNNFNHILVMITAADNEEARLIAKVLLEQRKAGCVSIMDGINSAYWWKGEIENSTESLLVAKTSAGLLNDLITTVKEIHSYETPEIVALPIIGGNADYLEWLDESLETEGSENTTS; encoded by the coding sequence ATGAATAACTTTAACCATATTCTAGTCATGATAACCGCCGCCGACAACGAGGAAGCCAGACTTATTGCCAAGGTGCTGCTGGAGCAAAGAAAAGCCGGTTGTGTCAGTATTATGGATGGCATTAATTCAGCATATTGGTGGAAGGGCGAGATTGAGAATTCCACCGAAAGCCTGTTGGTGGCCAAAACCAGTGCCGGACTGCTCAACGATCTGATTACTACGGTCAAGGAGATCCACAGCTACGAAACGCCGGAAATTGTCGCGCTGCCGATCATCGGCGGCAACGCCGATTACCTGGAATGGCTGGATGAATCACTGGAAACCGAAGGTTCCGAAAACACAACCTCATAG
- a CDS encoding transcriptional regulator Fur family — MCPLCNTDLKATGQRAVILDIIRAGKGHLDADDIHRRAQKKLPRLSLSTVYRALQKFKSSGLVEERHLDENHHHYEISRKEEHHHLICSGCGKVVEFKLPLARIVENLPQTAGFDITGSEIQLTGLCPDCKKKAE; from the coding sequence ATGTGCCCTCTTTGTAATACTGATTTAAAAGCTACCGGACAGCGGGCGGTCATCCTGGACATCATTCGGGCGGGCAAGGGACACCTTGACGCTGATGATATACACCGTCGCGCACAGAAAAAACTGCCGCGCTTATCGCTATCAACGGTATATCGGGCATTGCAGAAGTTCAAGTCAAGCGGCCTGGTAGAAGAGCGGCATCTGGATGAGAACCATCATCATTACGAGATATCCCGCAAAGAGGAGCACCATCACCTGATTTGTAGCGGTTGCGGCAAGGTGGTCGAGTTCAAGCTGCCGCTGGCCCGGATAGTTGAAAACCTACCACAAACAGCGGGCTTCGACATTACCGGCAGTGAGATACAGCTTACCGGGTTATGCCCGGACTGTAAGAAGAAAGCAGAATAA